CCGCAATCACGCGATCGCGTTCCGACTCCTCCGAAGGATCAAAATTAGCTTGGGCAACCATCTGTGACCTGATTTGTTGCACCGCCGAGTTACGCTGGTAAGATTCAGCTTCTTCACTCTTAGCAGATTCCACCGCCATTTCAATATCCACAGTCGTTTCCTGGGGCTGACGACGTGCAAAACCTTGGGCGCGGAGAATAATCAATTGCTGATTATTACCACCAGGTAAATTAATCCGGCGTTTGGCATATTGCTCTGTAAACGCGATATATTCTGCCAATTGCAACTGAGTCCGGGGCTGATAATCTTCTGGGAGTTGGTTTTCCCGCCGGAAAGCTTTAATAGCTTCAATGTAAAACGCTTGCAGAAAATCTTCAATCAGACTGTAACGAGCATTAAACCCCAACTCAGAACCCGCAATCGTCACATGGCGATAAACCATAGCACCTAAAGTACTATGTAATTCCACCCTTCCCCGTCTGGAACCCAATTGGTAATAATGCAGGCACTTTTGCAAACGATGCCGAGCTAAATTAAGTTGCCATGACTGGATTTCGCCAGATTGTTGGATGCGCGAACTTTTATCACATATTCGTTCAACTTCTGTAGCGATGCGTGCTGATACGGCTTGTACACACTTAGATCCCGCCTTCACTTGAGCTTGCATTTCCTTACATAGCACTTGTCTCAAGCTATTGTGATTGTCCGCGAGCAATTGGTCCGGCGAAACATTGCAGAAAAAAGCGGATTGAGAAGTTGGTAGATTTGCAAGGTTGGCTTTCATGACTTTTCTTTAAGTGTGGTATTGCACCGTAACTACAACGCAGATACAGCAAATGAGACCAGCCTTGGCTGGAGAATTATTTGACCAAAGAGGCGGAGGGGCAGGGGGCTTTCTAGCAGGGGGAGCAATCCCTGACCCGAAGCCGTGAAGCGGAGCGGAACATGGGTATCAAGCCCCGCCCTTCCAGGGCGTTCTCGATTGGTGGGAGTACAAGCTCCTTCCAATCCTCCCCCCTGCTCCCTGCTCCCTGCTCCCCTGCCTCTTTTGACATTCTCAAAACCCACTGCAAGCACTGCTCATATATAAGACTGTAAGCTAGTTAAAAAGTTACAACAAAATTAGTGTGTCGCTTTTTGTACCAGCAACCACATTGGGGATAGCACATAGATATCTGCCACGCCTTAAAAGTGGTGAAAAGACTTGCTATATCGACATTTATCGCCATCCTATTTTACCCACTGCCAGATATTCTCGGTATGACGATCTCAAAACTGGAGCCTTTTTTATAACATTTCACCGAAAATTAAGAATCTGCCTGTGAAGTTTGTTTTTTATACCCAAGCTGCTGCTGCTTCCCAACCTAAACCCCGCCTTGTGATCATTGGTTCGTCTCCCGTCAAGTCCAAAATTGTAGACACCTCATAAGTTGTTTCCTCACCAGTGTCTATAATTACATCTACCAAGTTATCCAAACGATCAAACAGTTCCACCCGTGATAGTCTAGGTTCTAAATCTAGCTCTACTGGTTCATCATCTGGTGGTAGATGTGCCGAAGTTGAAATAATCGGATTTTCCAACGCGGCTAACAATGCCAAGCATACCGGATGATCGGGTACACGAATCCCAGTAGTTTTTCGCTTGGGACTTTGTACTAGTCGAGGCACTAACTTGGTAGCAGGTAGTAAAAACGTGTAACTCCCTGGTATCAAGCGCTTCATAATCCGATAAGCTGTATCACTGACAAAGGCATAAGTTGCCACATTCGATAGTGAGGGACACAAAAATGTCAGTGGTTTATCATTAGCTAACTGTTTAATTTGCCGCACTCGTTCTACTGCCGACTTGGCATTTAAATCACAACCAATAGCATAAACTGTGTCTGTAGGGTAGAGCATAACTGCGCCACTAGAGAGCGCTGACTTTATTTCCTCTATACGGCGGGTTTGGGGATTATCAGGATGGACAGCGAAAATTTTTGCCATAGCCAGTTCTGAGTAAGAGGTGGGAAATGTCGCAGTTCAGGGAAAATATTAAATTCCGCATTAGACATATTTTCACCGATGGATGAGCGCATTCCACAAATCCGCAATGATTTACATCAAAATAATTGTGCAAAGTCTAAAAATAAAGTTGATTAAGTTATCTATATGATTAAAGTTGCTTATCTTCAATGTCCGACGGGAATTTCTGGTGATATGTGTCTAGGGGCTTTAGTTAGTCTGGGTGTTCCCGTGGAATATTTAAGTGAAACACTCAATAAATTGGGAATTGCCCAAGATTATAAGCTCAGAGGCGAACTTGTGCAACGTAATGGGCAGCAGGCGACGAAAGTTCATGTTGATTTACTCCACCACCATCACCACCACGGCCGTCACCTGCCAGAAATCGAAAAAATGATCCTCAAAGCCGAATTACCAACACGGGCAGAAGCCTGGAGTTTGGCGGTATTTCGACAGCTAGCAGTGGCAGAAGGGGCAGTACACGGCATTGCGCCAGAAAAGGTTCATTTTCATGAAGTGGGCGCTGTAGATGCCATTGTGGACATTGTGGGTACGTGCTTGGGCTTGGATTGGTTAGGGATTGCTAGTAATGATCAGGGATTACCTTTACTATACTGTTCAGCGTTGCCCACAGGTGGGGGAACAGTGCGCGCCGCTCACGGTGAGATGGCTGTACCAGTACCTGCTGTATTGAAGTTGTGGGAAATGCGGGGTTGTCCGGTTTTTAGTAATGGCATTGAGAGGGAACTGGTGACACCAACAGGGGCGGCGATCGCCACTACCCTAGCTACAGAATTTGGTTCACCACCACCAATGAGCATTAAACAAGTAGGACTGGGAGCCGGAACTATCAATTTACCTATTTCTAATATATTACGTCTTTGGCTAGGCGATCGCCCTCATAATTCTGAAGATCCCCATTCTAATTTAGAAACCATCATCGTACTGGAAACCCAAATTGATGACTTAAATCCCCAGGCGATCGGCTATGTCTTTGAAGCCTTATTTGCCGTTGGTGCAGTGGATGTTTTCACCCAACCCATCGGAATGAAAAAATCCCGTCCAGGAATTTTATTAACTGTCATCTGTCATCAGGAAAATTTACCGGCTTGTGAAGCAGTTTTATTCCGCGAAACCACAACTTTAGGAATTCGCCGGAGTACCCAACAGCGCGCCATCTTACAACGAGAAATTCAATCAGTAGAAATTGAATACGGCCAAGTTCGGGTTAAAATAGCATGGAAAGGACAAAAAAAAGATAAATCTATTATTAACATCCAGCCAGAATATGAAGATTGTGCAGACTTAGCTCGCAAGCATAATATCCCTTGGCGTGAAGTTCAAAGATTAGCACTACAAACTTGGTATTTGCAAAATTAGTCATTGGTCATTGGTCATTGGTCATTAGTCATTAGCGCTTTTCTATGACTCTGAAAACATAAAGTATTTGTAGGTTTGGTTGAATGCAGTGAAACCCAACAAAAGCGAGGTTTTTTGGCGTTGGGTTTTGCAAACCCTCAACCCAACCTACTATGACTAGATTTTCTTTTTCTTTGCGCCTTTGCGTGACACAAATCCATATTCTTAGTTAACCCTAATTAGCCGAAAGAACCCCGATTTAGTCAATAAACCAGGGTTCTTTTACCTCAAACTAATCTAAATCAACTTCTCTCATAGTCCTTTTCACTGCATCAGCTGTATCCTCAGCTTGGCGTTGCAGATTAGTTGTGGTATCCTCAGTGCCACGTTTGACACTTTTACTCAAGTCTTCAGCAGCACGTCCAGTATTTTTCTGAATATTTTCCACTCCGCGCTGAGTTCCCTTGGTGACACCTTTACCTAATTCTTCAGCAGAACTACCAACATCCTCACCGAGGCGCTTGATTCGTTCATCCAAGGGTGTACCCTCTTGATAATTGCGGACATATTGCTCTGAACTATCAATACCCTTCTGCTCAACGTTTCTGCGCGCATTTTTCGCCAGTTCTGCGGCTCTAGCATTTGCGGCTCTTTCAGCTGCTTTGGCTGTAGGATCTACATCACTAAAGTTATTCATCCCACCTTCTGGGGCGTTGAGTTCATAACTTTTTGTGGGATTGTATTGTCGAGCATTTGGTGGTTGAGCATTTGGTTGTGGTGGCTGTTGCGCTATTCCCGGACGATTGCACGCCTGTGTCATCAAGAGGAATGTTGCTGCCAAAAAGACTGTTAAAATTTTAACAGGACGGATATTTTTTAGCCAAGTAATGACTTTTTTCATAATGTTACTCCTGAAATGCTTGTGATTAAGTTAAACTTATGCTGCACTCAGACGCGATGAATCGCGTTTCTGTTTAGCACTTGTTTGAGAGGATTTGGGATTGACTTAAAATCTCAAATCTGGGCATAAAACAAAAGTTCTATTTACCGACGGCTGGATTTTTTTGTAACTCAGGTCGAGAACTTGCTTCTTCTGCCTTGTCTTGCAAAAAACTAGAAGCTTCTTTAACTGAATCCTGCACTGTTTCAATGCGTTTTTGAATCCGAGTTCCTACATCTGGTTCTCGTTGAATCAAACCACCAGGCGCAGGTCTTTGAAAGTTATTGTCAGTGATGATTGGCAATTCCTTCTCTTTTTCAACTCTACCTCTGGGTGTTTCAGCACCGGGATAAAGTATTTCAGAGTCTCTATTTATGGCAATCAAAACTTGTAAATCTGGCTGTAAACTAGCTCGATCACTTTCTTTTTTCTCTTCTCTTTCAATCGCTTTGGGATCGGTGGTCATTCTATATTTGGTATATTTGTCTCCACCACCCTTATAAGGATTGTTAGCGCCACCAGCCTGGACGGCAGGATTTTCGGGGTTTGCACCTTGAGGATTTGCGCCACTACAAGCAGTGCTAACTATCAACAATAGACCAGCTACAAAGATAGTTAAAATCTGGCGTAGTTTTAATTTTTTCCAGAAAGCTATTACACTATTCATCTAGCCCTCCTTGATACAGGACAACAGGTCATTGATTTGCTTAGTTTAATAGTTTGGATAATCAGCAAGTTTTTGCTTGGTGTTAGACTTGGCAAATATTTCGTAACCCTTCCCAAGATTACGAATAAAAAAATAAGTTCGCCTCTAGCGTAGGTAACAATATACTTGATACTAAAATCAGACATTTATCTAACTGTAGAGAGATATCAGGCGAAAATTTAGGCGATTTTGGTGATTGAAAATATTTTTATTTTTGTAAATGATGAAGCAAATTTTACGCTGGCTAATTTTAGGGGGAACACTATTTTTTTTAGGGAAAGCCCTGAAGGATCACTGGTCTGAAGTGATTGCAATCCAAATTGATGCAGTAGGATGGGCTATTATGTCCATAGCGACAGGCGTAACTTTACTGGCACATATTTGGGGTGGTTGGATATGGACTTGGATTCTCAAGGAATTAAATCAATCTGTGCCATGTGCGGAATTTATTCAAGTCTACTTAAAAACAAATATTGCTAAATATTTACCTGGTAATGTCTGGCATCATTATGGGCGAATTGTGGCAGCGAAAAATGCTAATATTCCTGCTGGTGCGGCTACTTTAAGCGTATTGCTAGAACCGCTATTGATGGCGGCGGCGGCTTTAATTATTATTGTTATATTTGGCAGCCAATTTGCAGCTACTCATACTACTCTGTCTGTACAAATTTTACAATTTGTGAGTTTAGCTGTGGTGCTTTGTGCGGTTCATCCCCGGTTTTTGAATCCAGCAATTCGCTTTGTCTACAAATTAAAGGTGAAAAGGTCTAGTGCGAAGACTCAGCCGAATATTCCCTTTAAAGTTAAACGCTATCCTCTACGACCTTTGTTAGGGGAATTAGGTTTTTTAGTATTGCGTGGTACTGGGTTTATTTTAACTGTGTTTGCTCTAACTCCATTAAATCTGAGCCAATTGCCTTTATTATTAGGGGCTTTTAGCTTTGCTTGGTTGTTAGGTTTTGTGGTTCCGGGTGCGCCTGGTGGTTTGGGTGTATTTGAAGTGACTGCGATCGCACTTTTGCAGCACAGGTTTCCATCTGCGGTTATAATTAGTGCGATCGCCTCCTATCGTCTCATTAGTATTATCGCTGAAACTGCTGGTGCAGCCCTAGCTTCCCTAGATGAACGCCTGAGTAAATCAGTTAACAGTTAACAGTTAACAGTTATTACATCAAAAAAGGTCATACTTCAATATTACACTCCATCTAGCAAGTTAGAAGAACGCATTGTAAATCGTGACCCTGCCATTAGATAGATAAATATACCCTTTCATTTTTCATGGTTATGGATTTAAACTTAGATCAGGCAATTAAAATTGCTAACCAAGCAGTTTTGGCAAAGTGTAATAGAGCCTTAACTGATGTTGAAATAATTATAATTAAAGGATCTTGGAAAAGAGAAGAATATCATAAAATTGCGGCTAAAAATCAATATGCAACAAGTTATATTAGCCAAGACGTTGCACCCAAACTTTGGAAATTACTGACAAAAGCTCTAGGAGAAAAAGTCAAAAAAAGTAATTTCAAAGAAGCCCTAAAACGACATTGGGAAAAGCAATGTTGGGATAAGCAATTTAAAGATGAATATTGCTCACGAACTCCAGAATCAATTACTGCTAATATCCTACAGCACAACGGCAATCTCAAAGAAGTTACTACTTCTCTATATTTAACTCAAACTAAACACAACTTACCAATTCCAGAATTATATGTAGAGCGTTTTGCCATTGAATTTCTCTGCTATGAAACTCTGTTGCAGCCTGGTTCTCTGATTCGGATTAAAGCACCTAAACTCATGGGTAAAACGTACCTTATGGAACGGGTATTAACTCAAATTGCAAAGCAAGGCTATCGCATAGTCAGTTTAAGTTTAGAGATGGCTGAGAGGAAAACTCACTTCACTAACCTAAATAAATTCTTGCGTTGGTTATGTCTAAATCTTAGTCGAGAACTTAACTTACCTAATCAGTTAGATGAATATTGGGATGCAGAAGGTATGGGCGCTAAGGTAAGTTGCACAACTTATTTAGAAACATATTTATTGGCAGGATTTCCCAACCCTCTAGTTCTATACTTAGATGATGTAGACGTGCTTTTTCGTTATCCTGAAATTTATGAAGACTTTTTTGGGTTGTTGCGTTCTTGGTATGAAAAAGGCAGAAATCGTCCCAACTGGAAAAAGCTGCGATTAGCGATCGCTTATGGGACTATTGATAAGTAGCCATATTTTGTCCTCAAGTTTCATTAGTAAAGGAAGTGCGGAATGTGGGGTTTAGAGGCTGTTTAACTATTTTTAACTGCTATATAAATTTATCTGCCCACATTTTTTATCAGATATATAGCAGTTGTTTATATGATACCCAGCTTGTCAGTTCAATACTTGAGTTAAATTTAGGAGTTTAAAAAATCAGCCAATTTAGTTAAATTCAGTTAAATTCAGGTTTTGCAGGACTTACGCAAAATTATGAAAGAACGAACCGCAAAGGACACAAAGGACACAAAGTTAAGAGGGTTTTAGAGAGTTCTTGCGTAAGTCCTATTTTGAAAATCTTAAGTTGTGTAATAATTATAACTAAACCTGATTTTAAGCATCTGAATCATCCCAATGTTTGCCAAACTCAACGCCACCTATCAATATCAGTTAGGTGGCAGTCTGCCGCCTTATGCCCCTACCTACCTAGAGCGACAGGCTGACACAGAACTTTACCAAGGTTTATTAGCAGGGGATTATTGCTATGTTCTCAACGCTAGACAAATGGGGAAATCTAGCTTGCGAGTGCGGACAATGGATAAATTACGAGCTATGGGAATAGCCTGTACTGAAATTGAATTGAGCGGGATTGGTAGCCAGGAAATTACTCCACCTCAATGGTATGGAGGGATTATTCAGGAATTGATAAGCGGTTTTAAACTACAAATAAATCGGCGTAGTTGGTTAAGAGAACATGATCATCTTTCTCCTATCCAGTGCTTAAATAAATTTATCGAAACAGTATTATTAACGCAAATTCAGGAAAAAATTGTGATCTTTATTGATGAAATTGATCATCTGCTAAATTTGAATTTTTCCACAGACGAATTTTTTGCCCTGATTCGTCACTGCTATGATCATCGCGCTATCAAACCAGCCTATAGGCGACTTTCATTTGCTTTGTTGGGAGTAGCTACACCTTCAGACTTGATTCAAGACCAACACTACTCTAAACCTTTTAATATTGGTAGAGTCATTCAACTTCAAGAATTACAAATCAAAGATAGTCAGCCTTTGTTAACAGGATTAATAGGCAAAGTTAGTAACCCGTCAGCAATCTTAAAAGAAGTTTTTTTTTGGACGGGAGGACAGCCATTTCTCACCCAAAAACTGTTGTTTTTAATTGTGAATAACTGCCATAATAGTAGAGAAATTTACCCTTATCTAGAAGATGAAGAAAACCAGTGGGTTAAGCAAATTGTCCAGAAGCAAATTATTGAAAATTGGGAAGCTCAAGACGAACCAAAGCATTTAATAACTATCAGAGATCGCTTACTTTACAATATTCCTAAAAGCAAAAATCTATTGCAGCTATATAATAAAATTCTCCAACGGGGAAAAATCTTAGTTCACAATTCCCCTGAATATCTAGAATTATTTTTATCGGGACTTGTTACCCAACACCAAAGCAATTTAACAGTCAAAAACCCAATCTACGCCACAATTTTCAATTTAGATTGGGTAAATCACAAGCTGACGCTATAGGCGTTGACGAAACAGTAGTTCCAGATGTACGCTTGAGGCGATCGCCCAGTGGTGATCAAGGTAAAGCAACATTTACTGTAACCATAAGCTTGCTGTTACGGCAAACTTATGGGTAAAGTGACAGGCAGGTCTGCTTGTATCTTCAATTTTTAGTGGGGGTGGAGGGACTTGAACCCACACGACCTATTATGGTCAACGGATTTTCATTCTCCCGCAGCTTTCACTGCTGCCAGGTTTTAATAACCTTCGGCTTTGAGAATTGGACTCTCCCTTTACCCTCGGCTTAACGTTAGGGTAGCTCCCGTCGAGTCTCTGCACCTTCCGATGAGTTATGAGCTTTAACACTCAGGACTTGTTTCGGCTTGGCTCAGGATTGCCATATCTGTAAACAGATTTAGGTTTCCCTGAATTTGAGAGCTTCCACTTGAAAGATTTCTCGATCAAGGCTCAGTTTTCTAAGTCCGTAGCGTCTACCATTCCGCCACACCCCCATATTGATTGGGATCGGCTTTTGCTTAAGCAGCAAATAACTCTTGCCTAATTTAGCATCAATTGCGTCTTTTGTACAACTAAATTGAAAAATTTTTTCCAGATTTGGAAGTTTTTGCTGTTTCTTCTCAATTTATCTGGTTTTCGGATCTTCAATTTTGCCTTACTCAAGCAATTCTTTGTTACTGCCTTTGCAACTGTAGCATACATATCAGAAATATACAATAAAAATTTTCCACCTCTGGTAAAAATCAAATATGGCGTTTTTATGAATAGAATAAGTTTTTTGACTTTTGACCCCTTCGGGGTTCGCCAGTCGCTCATGAGGGAAACCCCCTTGGCGTTAGCCTCTCCCTTTGGGAGAAGACCGCGCTGGCTCACTTTTGACTTTTGACTTCCGCTCTGCGGAGTGGTTCAGCCTATGATGGAAAATAGATGCACTGAATGCTCTTGTCCACTTTAAAGAGAAAATCTATGATTGTAGCCCTGCTGTATCTAGCTCTGGCTGGAGCTTACCTGTTAGTAGTCCCTATTGCTGTCATGCTGTACCTGAAGCAGCGCTGGTATGTAGCTAGCTCCATTGAGCGGACTGTAATGTATTTTATGGTGTTTTTCTTCTTGCCTGGGTTGTTAGTTTTGTCACCTTTTGTGAATCTTCGCCCCCGGCCACGACAAATTGAAGTGTAAATAGATTGGTAGGTCATAACTCTCATGCGACGCATTGACGCTATTGGAATTGGCTTGGGTGTTTTTATTGCTGGTGGTTTGGGATATGTAGGTTTACAGCTAGTGGGTTTAGATGGTCAACAAGCTGGAATCTGGAGCCAAGTCTTACTGGTCAGTGGCTTGCTTGGCTGGTTAGCTTCTTACATATTCCGCGCGGTGGGAAATAAAATGACCTACCATGAACAACGGGAACAGTATGAAAAAGCCTTTCTGCAAAAACGGCTGGATGAACTGACTCCTGAAGAACTAGCAAAAATTCAAGCCGAAATCGCACAAGAAGAACAAAGTCAAGTGTAAAGTTATCATTGGTCAGTTATTCGTTATTTGTTTAACTGACCACTGACCACTGACTCATAATTTTTGACTCATGACCGCGATTTCTGATTGCTTTAAGACATTGGGACGAAATGGAGAGTGCGCTCTGATTCCGTTTATTACTGCTGGAGATCCAGATTTAACCACGACAGCAGCAGCTTTGAAGGTTCTGGATACTCATGGAGCCGATATTATTGAACTGGGTGTACCTTATTCTGATCCTCTCGCCGATGGTCCGGTGATTCAAGCGGCTGCTACCCGCGCTTTGCAACGAGGGACTAAGTTGGAACAGGTGTTGGAAATGTTGCAAGCTACTACTCCGAGTTTGCGATCGCCTATTATCCTGTTTACCTATTACAATCCCATTTTGCACCGTGGTATTGACAAGTTTCTGGAACAAATTGCGGCGGCTGGGGTATCAGGATTAGTCGTCCCAGATTTGCCCCTAGAAGAAGCAGCAGGCTTGCTCAAACCAGCCGGTGAAATGGGTATCGATTTAACTTTGTTGGTGGCTCCTACTAGTTCTGCTGACCGGATAGAAGCGATCGCTCGTTCTTCCCAAGGATTTATTTATTTGGTTAGTGTGACTGGTGTTACCGGGATGCGGACTCAAATGGAATCACGAGTATCAGATTTATTGCAACAAATTCGTAGTTTTACAGATAAACCCATTGGGGTAGGATTTGGTATTTCCGAAGCTGCACAAGCTCATCAAGTCAGAGAATGGGGCGCAGATGCGGCAATTGTGGGTAGTGCCTTTGTCAAACGTCTAGCAGAGGGTACACCAGAGCAGGGACTAAAGGCGATCGCTGAATTTTGTCAAAGTCTCAAAGCTGCCATTAAGACAACTGACAGCAGCACAAATACATCACTTGCTCAAAACGATAAAGTAGACTAAAAAAGATAACAGCGTCGTTTTTTTACCATGAACTGGTGGACAATTTAGCGAATATAGTTTTGAATATTAACAGCACATAGTAAGCTGTAAAAAAACTAGCTAGTCCGGTCGCTTATAGTTGAGTTTTATGTGACGTTGAGTAGGCGAATAATAATGAGTGTGAGAGTGAGTCAGTCACAAGTGACAGAGGAGCAAAGGCGATGAGTGAGAGTATGGCATTTATCGGCGGAGTCGCCGTGGCTGGGCTGGCTGCGCTTGTAATGCTCAGGGGCGCAGATAGTCCCATGCAAAGTAATTTCGCTGTATCTTCTCCGCAGATGCCGGCTAATCTAGCCCTGCCGATGATGCCGCCGCAAACCCCAATGTATCCGCCTTATGGGGTGAATCCATATTATCCTAACCCCAGTCAACCGCCTGCTCAGGTTAACCCAGAGCAGCGTGTGGAAATGGAACGGCTGAATATGCAGTTGGAACGTTTAAAGAGCGATAACGAGCAGCTCAGAGCGCAAAACCAACAACTCCAGTTCCAATACCAAAATTGGAATCACCAGCAGATGCAATTAGCCCAACAAAATAGCCAAAAACTTGCTGCACCAGAAGTATTAAAGCCTCAAACTGAAGAACCTTGGTGGTCTTCACCGATCATTTGGGCAGTAGGAGGCGCAACTCTCACTATTGGCGGTGGTGTTGTAGTCGCTGGTGTATTAGCTTTATTTTCACCACGGCAGCGTCCCACCCGTACAGTACAAGTAATGCATCCTTACCACGGTCCCACACCGCCCTTAGCTCCTGTACGTCGCGCGGAATTTTTGCCTTCGCCTCGGATGGACGCAAGACGAGTTGAAACCCCAGAATATGACCAGATGCACTAAGGGCAAAATAAAATACTAATTTTAGGTCAAGGAAGAGGATAAGGGGCAGGGGAAAAGAGGAACGGGGGCAGGGAGCAGGGGGCAGGGGAGAAGAGGAACGGTTTTTAAGTAACCGAAGTTTAAAGTAATTTCTTACTCCCCCTTGCTCCCTGCTCCCTGCTCCCCTGCCTCTTCTGTTGCAGATGCTTCTTCAGCATTGGGAATTTCCGGTGGGGACTGATGTTGATTATCTACTTTAGGTGATTTCTGTTTTGCCAAATTTTCATCGGCTTGTTGAAATAACAATTGTATTTTGTTGCGCCAGTATTGAGTATCAGGCAACTTTTCGGCATGATTTTTATAATCTAAAACTTTGTCCCATTCACCGTTGTCTATTGCCTTATTGATGTCATTAAATAGCGCCTCGGCCTTAGCCCAATCTTTTTGCCACTGATTAATCATAGAAACTGTCTCTTTAAAGCCAGAAGAAGCATGACCAGGAATAGACCGCATTAAAGCGATCGCTCCTCGCAAATCTCCTGATTCATACTTCTGTTGAGCTTCTGCTATAATCTTTTCACTATCATCACTAGGCTCTGATTGATTGGAAGTATCTGCTGGTTCTGGCTGAGGTTGTGGTTTAGGCTGAGGAATCGGTCGAGCGGTAATCAAATTACTATCATCTACTGTATTAATAGCAATGCCTTTGTCTCGGAGGCAAGAAACCCACTGTTCTTTATTGGTAATGACATCTAGGTGCGCCCAAGCCAAACCACCAGAGTTGATTTTAACTTCTACCCAACCCCGTTTTGTGCGCTTGCCAGTCACCTCAAACCCAGTATTTTCACCAACTGTTTGCACCACAGTATCAGAATTAATCGAGCTAGGTTCAGAACGAACATTAGAATTACCTGCGACCACAGCCAAGCAGTTCTTCCCTGGGGTATTATTCCCCGTAAAATTAGGAGCTAAATTCCTGACATTGGGGTAGACATTTGTGGCTAAAGCCGCCCCACCTGCCAAAAATAAGCCAATTAAGAACGGCCACGGGTCAATTTTGTGAGATTCTTGACGGACTGGTTTAGCAGCCAAAGGATTTGCTGGCGCTACTGCAATGGTTTTTTGTGGAGATAATTGAGATAAAGACTTAGTGGGTTGGTAGGGCTGATGGTGAGAGATTTCTGGAGGTGTGGCTGGTGTAAATACCCGATTAGTGCTGCTTATACAAGCTTGCAGTGCTTCTGTTGCGCTTTGGTAGCGGTCTTTGAAATGATAATGCACCATTTTGGTGATGACTGCTGCCAACCGATAGTTGACTTGTGCTAAATGCTGCCAGAGGAATTCTCCAGTATTGGGGTCTTCTGGTAATTCGGCTGCGGGTACTCCTGTGAGCGCTTGAATTGCAATAATGCCCAGGGAATAAATATCACTGTTGGGGCGGGGTTTACCTTGTCCTTGT
The window above is part of the Nodularia spumigena CCY9414 genome. Proteins encoded here:
- the ndhL gene encoding NAD(P)H-quinone oxidoreductase subunit L, producing MLLSTLKRKSMIVALLYLALAGAYLLVVPIAVMLYLKQRWYVASSIERTVMYFMVFFFLPGLLVLSPFVNLRPRPRQIEV
- a CDS encoding DUF3007 family protein, whose protein sequence is MRRIDAIGIGLGVFIAGGLGYVGLQLVGLDGQQAGIWSQVLLVSGLLGWLASYIFRAVGNKMTYHEQREQYEKAFLQKRLDELTPEELAKIQAEIAQEEQSQV
- a CDS encoding DUF6658 family protein; this encodes MNSVIAFWKKLKLRQILTIFVAGLLLIVSTACSGANPQGANPENPAVQAGGANNPYKGGGDKYTKYRMTTDPKAIEREEKKESDRASLQPDLQVLIAINRDSEILYPGAETPRGRVEKEKELPIITDNNFQRPAPGGLIQREPDVGTRIQKRIETVQDSVKEASSFLQDKAEEASSRPELQKNPAVGK
- a CDS encoding lysylphosphatidylglycerol synthase domain-containing protein — encoded protein: MMKQILRWLILGGTLFFLGKALKDHWSEVIAIQIDAVGWAIMSIATGVTLLAHIWGGWIWTWILKELNQSVPCAEFIQVYLKTNIAKYLPGNVWHHYGRIVAAKNANIPAGAATLSVLLEPLLMAAAALIIIVIFGSQFAATHTTLSVQILQFVSLAVVLCAVHPRFLNPAIRFVYKLKVKRSSAKTQPNIPFKVKRYPLRPLLGELGFLVLRGTGFILTVFALTPLNLSQLPLLLGAFSFAWLLGFVVPGAPGGLGVFEVTAIALLQHRFPSAVIISAIASYRLISIIAETAGAALASLDERLSKSVNS
- the larC gene encoding nickel pincer cofactor biosynthesis protein LarC, whose translation is MIKVAYLQCPTGISGDMCLGALVSLGVPVEYLSETLNKLGIAQDYKLRGELVQRNGQQATKVHVDLLHHHHHHGRHLPEIEKMILKAELPTRAEAWSLAVFRQLAVAEGAVHGIAPEKVHFHEVGAVDAIVDIVGTCLGLDWLGIASNDQGLPLLYCSALPTGGGTVRAAHGEMAVPVPAVLKLWEMRGCPVFSNGIERELVTPTGAAIATTLATEFGSPPPMSIKQVGLGAGTINLPISNILRLWLGDRPHNSEDPHSNLETIIVLETQIDDLNPQAIGYVFEALFAVGAVDVFTQPIGMKKSRPGILLTVICHQENLPACEAVLFRETTTLGIRRSTQQRAILQREIQSVEIEYGQVRVKIAWKGQKKDKSIINIQPEYEDCADLARKHNIPWREVQRLALQTWYLQN
- a CDS encoding L-threonylcarbamoyladenylate synthase → MAKIFAVHPDNPQTRRIEEIKSALSSGAVMLYPTDTVYAIGCDLNAKSAVERVRQIKQLANDKPLTFLCPSLSNVATYAFVSDTAYRIMKRLIPGSYTFLLPATKLVPRLVQSPKRKTTGIRVPDHPVCLALLAALENPIISTSAHLPPDDEPVELDLEPRLSRVELFDRLDNLVDVIIDTGEETTYEVSTILDLTGDEPMITRRGLGWEAAAAWV
- a CDS encoding AAA-like domain-containing protein — encoded protein: MFAKLNATYQYQLGGSLPPYAPTYLERQADTELYQGLLAGDYCYVLNARQMGKSSLRVRTMDKLRAMGIACTEIELSGIGSQEITPPQWYGGIIQELISGFKLQINRRSWLREHDHLSPIQCLNKFIETVLLTQIQEKIVIFIDEIDHLLNLNFSTDEFFALIRHCYDHRAIKPAYRRLSFALLGVATPSDLIQDQHYSKPFNIGRVIQLQELQIKDSQPLLTGLIGKVSNPSAILKEVFFWTGGQPFLTQKLLFLIVNNCHNSREIYPYLEDEENQWVKQIVQKQIIENWEAQDEPKHLITIRDRLLYNIPKSKNLLQLYNKILQRGKILVHNSPEYLELFLSGLVTQHQSNLTVKNPIYATIFNLDWVNHKLTL
- a CDS encoding HetZ-related protein, which encodes MKANLANLPTSQSAFFCNVSPDQLLADNHNSLRQVLCKEMQAQVKAGSKCVQAVSARIATEVERICDKSSRIQQSGEIQSWQLNLARHRLQKCLHYYQLGSRRGRVELHSTLGAMVYRHVTIAGSELGFNARYSLIEDFLQAFYIEAIKAFRRENQLPEDYQPRTQLQLAEYIAFTEQYAKRRINLPGGNNQQLIILRAQGFARRQPQETTVDIEMAVESAKSEEAESYQRNSAVQQIRSQMVAQANFDPSEESERDRVIAELAKYLEAQGQSDCVDYLTLKLQDLSAPEIDEILGLTSRQRDYLQQRFKYHVEKFAKNHHWQLVHQWLGAGLEQKLGLTSGQWEIFVGVLSPEQEEILQLKISRHSDQAIAKTIKCTPKQLQKRWTQMLEIAWDIRNGQNDVQAS